A section of the Rhodobacter sp. genome encodes:
- a CDS encoding ATP-binding cassette domain-containing protein → MERRAMTDVSQAQDRATSRRMGSLSGLWPFLRPYRGLLFGALASLVLTASVSLALPLAVRRVVDGFGSGELQLLNEYFVAALALAGLLALGTGLRYYMVTRLGERVVADLREALFARVIAMSPAFFERIMSGEVLSRLTTDTTLIQSIVGSSVSVALRNVLMLLGGLVLLALTSAKLTGLVLLLVPAVIVPIVTLGRRLRTLSRQNQDWIAASSGHAAEALSAAQTVQAFTHEGQSIASFTTVTEKSFDIAMTRIATRAVMTVVIIALVFSGVVGVLWVGALDVRTGSMSIGELVQFVIYSVLVAGSVGALSEIWGELQRAAGATERLVELLHATDAVQDPATPVSLPAPVRGAVAFEGVRFHYPSRPRQSALDGVNLTVNPGETVALVGPSGAGKSTMIQLLLRFYDPQEGAIRLDGTDLRDLTRRDLRGAVSLVPQDPVIFATSARENIRFGRPDATDAQIEDAARAAAAHDFIAALPEGYETQLGERGVMLSGGQKQRIAIARAILRDAPVLLLDEATSALDAESERLVQQAVERLSQGRTTLVVAHRLATVRKADRIVVFEAGRIAAEGTHAELVAQGGLYARLAKLQFTDGDEG, encoded by the coding sequence ATGGAAAGGCGCGCCATGACCGACGTTTCGCAGGCCCAGGACAGGGCCACTTCGCGCAGGATGGGTTCGCTGTCCGGTTTGTGGCCCTTTCTGCGGCCCTACCGGGGACTGCTGTTCGGGGCGCTGGCGTCGCTGGTGCTCACGGCCTCGGTGTCGCTGGCGCTGCCGCTGGCGGTGCGCCGGGTGGTCGATGGCTTCGGCTCGGGCGAGTTGCAGTTGCTGAACGAATACTTCGTCGCCGCGCTGGCGCTGGCGGGCTTGTTGGCGCTGGGCACGGGGCTGCGTTACTACATGGTGACGCGGCTGGGCGAACGGGTCGTCGCCGACCTGCGCGAGGCGCTGTTCGCACGCGTTATCGCCATGTCGCCGGCGTTCTTCGAACGGATCATGTCGGGCGAGGTGCTGTCGCGGCTGACCACCGACACCACGCTGATCCAGTCGATCGTCGGCTCGTCGGTGTCGGTCGCGCTGCGCAACGTCCTGATGCTGCTGGGCGGGCTGGTGCTGCTGGCGCTGACCTCGGCCAAGCTGACCGGACTGGTGCTGCTGCTGGTGCCGGCGGTGATCGTGCCCATCGTCACGCTGGGCCGGCGGTTGCGCACGCTGTCGCGCCAGAACCAGGACTGGATCGCCGCCAGCAGTGGCCACGCGGCCGAGGCCCTGTCGGCCGCGCAGACCGTGCAGGCCTTTACCCACGAGGGGCAGTCGATCGCCAGCTTTACCACGGTCACCGAAAAGAGCTTTGACATCGCGATGACGCGCATCGCCACGCGGGCGGTGATGACGGTGGTCATCATCGCGCTGGTGTTCTCGGGCGTTGTCGGGGTGTTGTGGGTCGGCGCGCTGGATGTGCGCACCGGCAGCATGAGCATCGGCGAACTGGTGCAGTTCGTCATCTATTCCGTGCTGGTCGCGGGTTCGGTCGGGGCCTTGAGCGAGATCTGGGGCGAGTTGCAGCGCGCCGCCGGGGCGACCGAGCGGCTGGTCGAACTGTTGCATGCGACGGACGCCGTGCAGGACCCGGCGACCCCGGTTTCCCTGCCGGCCCCGGTGCGGGGCGCCGTCGCGTTCGAGGGCGTGCGCTTTCACTACCCCTCGCGGCCCAGGCAATCGGCGCTGGACGGCGTCAACCTGACAGTCAATCCGGGCGAGACGGTGGCCCTGGTCGGCCCCTCGGGGGCCGGGAAATCGACCATGATCCAGTTGCTCCTGCGCTTCTACGATCCGCAAGAGGGGGCGATCCGCCTGGATGGCACCGACCTGCGCGACCTGACCCGCCGGGATCTGCGTGGCGCGGTCTCGCTGGTGCCGCAGGACCCGGTGATCTTTGCCACCTCGGCGCGCGAGAACATCCGCTTTGGCCGTCCCGACGCGACCGATGCCCAGATCGAGGACGCCGCCCGCGCCGCCGCCGCGCATGATTTCATCGCCGCCCTGCCCGAGGGGTATGAGACGCAACTGGGCGAACGCGGCGTGATGCTGTCGGGCGGCCAGAAGCAGCGCATCGCCATCGCCCGCGCCATCCTGCGCGACGCGCCCGTGCTGCTGCTGGACGAGGCCACCTCGGCCTTGGACGCGGAAAGCGAGCGGTTGGTGCAACAGGCGGTGGAACGGCTGTCGCAGGGCCGCACCACACTGGTGGTCGCGCACCGTCTGGCAACCGTGCGCAAGGCCGACCGAATCGTGGTGTTCGAGGCCGGCCGCATCGCCGCCGAGGGCACGCACGCCGAACTGGTGGCGCAAGGCGGGCTCTACGCGCGCCTTGCAAAGCTGCAATTCACCGATGGCGACGAGGGCTGA
- a CDS encoding DUF4139 domain-containing protein has product MPFPLTRFRRALILSAGTLALALPLNAETTIRGVTLSTAGLAMIEATGHLGSDPIRLSIARGDIDDFLKSLWVVDPAGSVPSVTMTGPGSFDDAFAHFPFGPQDVTDPARLFAAMIGAPVTVERRGESWSGLNMGVTQRPGENGPQNVLTVQGDDGTLHSFVMDDALGVRFADATDQQTLTAALRAWRGSANPRRVEVTLDSADHSERDLDLVYLQNAPLWRTAWRAVDTSDGIRLIGWAVVENTTGADWDQVRLTLATGSVRAISARLYERRYAQREQALDDAVAAPMVAATSYRAGALAMAEAAPAPMMADSAASVGVTADDGDSFSRFTLDTPVTLAAGQMMSVPFLSELLPDARLTLYRGGSGELHPTIALSLENPLPLRLPAGVLTLYEDGRGHAGDAMIPEMAPGATETVTFARDTAVEVREENTGTETVREMRLSNGLLYVTEDLEQRTTYRIEGAPGAARDITIDHPRRDGWTVSSATGPEERPDAWRWVVHVAAGGRDSLTVTERQPRTRRVGLMDIDTNTLAYWQGRSVDPRVTQTLRQLADLRGQITVAQEDQRTQAQSVQTLEREQQRLVNLIVQLGDDSQANRDRRARVDAIDAEIAAAQAASEAAVQRVQDLHRQIAALIGA; this is encoded by the coding sequence ATGCCCTTTCCCCTGACCCGTTTCCGCCGCGCCCTGATCCTGTCCGCCGGAACCCTGGCGCTGGCCCTGCCGCTCAACGCCGAAACGACGATCCGCGGCGTCACCCTGTCCACCGCCGGCCTTGCCATGATCGAGGCGACGGGTCACCTGGGCAGCGACCCGATCCGCCTGTCGATCGCCCGGGGCGACATCGACGACTTTCTGAAAAGCTTGTGGGTGGTCGATCCCGCGGGGTCGGTGCCCTCGGTCACGATGACCGGGCCCGGCAGCTTCGACGACGCCTTTGCGCATTTCCCCTTTGGCCCGCAGGACGTGACCGACCCGGCCCGCCTGTTCGCCGCGATGATCGGCGCGCCCGTGACGGTCGAGCGGCGCGGCGAATCCTGGTCCGGGCTGAACATGGGCGTGACCCAGCGCCCCGGCGAGAACGGGCCGCAGAACGTGCTGACGGTGCAGGGCGACGACGGCACGCTGCACAGCTTTGTCATGGATGACGCGCTGGGGGTGCGATTCGCGGACGCGACGGATCAGCAGACCCTGACCGCCGCGCTCAGGGCCTGGCGCGGCTCGGCCAATCCCCGGCGGGTCGAGGTGACACTGGACAGCGCCGATCACAGCGAACGCGACCTCGACCTGGTCTATCTGCAAAACGCGCCGCTGTGGCGCACCGCGTGGCGCGCGGTGGACACGTCCGACGGCATCCGGCTGATTGGCTGGGCGGTGGTCGAGAACACCACCGGCGCCGACTGGGACCAGGTGCGGCTGACGCTGGCCACCGGGTCTGTTCGGGCGATTTCCGCCCGACTTTATGAACGCCGCTATGCCCAGCGCGAACAGGCGCTTGACGATGCCGTCGCGGCGCCGATGGTGGCGGCCACAAGCTATCGCGCCGGCGCGCTTGCCATGGCCGAGGCCGCGCCCGCACCGATGATGGCCGACAGCGCCGCCAGCGTCGGCGTGACGGCCGACGACGGCGACAGCTTCAGCCGCTTCACGTTGGACACCCCCGTGACGCTGGCAGCCGGCCAGATGATGAGCGTGCCGTTCCTGTCGGAATTGCTGCCCGACGCGCGGCTCACGCTGTATCGCGGCGGCTCGGGCGAGTTGCACCCGACCATCGCGCTGTCGCTGGAAAACCCGCTGCCCCTCAGGTTGCCCGCCGGGGTGCTGACCCTCTACGAGGACGGGCGCGGGCACGCGGGCGACGCGATGATCCCCGAGATGGCCCCCGGCGCGACCGAAACCGTCACCTTTGCCCGCGACACCGCGGTCGAGGTGCGCGAAGAGAACACCGGCACCGAAACCGTGCGCGAGATGCGGCTGTCGAACGGGTTGCTCTATGTGACCGAGGACCTGGAACAGCGCACCACCTATCGCATCGAGGGCGCCCCCGGGGCCGCGCGCGACATCACCATCGACCATCCGCGGCGCGACGGCTGGACCGTCAGCTCCGCCACCGGCCCCGAGGAACGCCCCGACGCCTGGCGCTGGGTGGTGCATGTCGCGGCCGGCGGGCGGGACAGCCTGACGGTGACCGAACGCCAGCCGCGCACCCGGCGCGTGGGGTTGATGGACATCGACACCAACACGCTGGCCTACTGGCAGGGGCGCTCGGTCGATCCCCGGGTGACCCAAACGCTGCGCCAGCTTGCCGATCTGCGGGGCCAGATCACCGTCGCGCAAGAGGACCAGCGCACCCAGGCGCAAAGCGTCCAGACGCTGGAGCGTGAGCAACAGCGCCTGGTCAACCTGATCGTCCAACTGGGCGACGACAGCCAGGCCAACCGCGACCGTCGCGCCCGTGTGGATGCCATCGACGCCGAGATCGCCGCTGCCCAGGCCGCCAGCGAGGCGGCGGTGCAACGGGTTCAGGACCTGCACCGCCAGATCGCCGCGCTGATCGGGGCCTGA
- a CDS encoding dioxygenase, protein MTRLPTYFISHGGGPWPWLAPMRRQFVTLEASLKRMVVDLPERPRAVLVVSGHWEDDAFAVMGAANPPMVYDYYGFPPETYTITYPAPGAPDLAARTADLIAAAGLPTRIDPTQGFDHGTFAPLYIMFPDADVPVYQVSLRKGYAPLEHLRLGRALAPLRDEGVMIVGSGLSYHNLRQFGPAARVPSEAFDAWLSETLDAPPEVRTPRILDWERAPYARACHAQEDHLVPLFAALGAAEGGAATRIYHDVGLMGGVTASSWRFD, encoded by the coding sequence ATGACCCGACTTCCCACCTATTTCATCTCGCACGGGGGCGGCCCGTGGCCCTGGTTGGCGCCGATGCGCCGGCAGTTCGTGACCCTCGAAGCCTCGCTCAAGCGGATGGTCGTGGACCTGCCCGAACGGCCGCGCGCGGTGCTGGTGGTGTCCGGCCACTGGGAGGACGACGCCTTTGCCGTCATGGGCGCGGCGAATCCGCCGATGGTCTATGATTACTATGGCTTCCCGCCGGAGACCTATACCATCACCTATCCGGCACCCGGCGCGCCCGATCTGGCTGCCCGCACCGCCGATCTGATCGCCGCCGCCGGCCTGCCGACGCGGATCGACCCGACGCAGGGGTTCGATCACGGCACCTTTGCGCCGCTCTACATCATGTTCCCCGATGCCGATGTGCCGGTTTATCAGGTCTCGTTGCGGAAGGGGTATGCGCCGCTCGAGCATCTGCGCCTGGGGCGCGCGCTGGCGCCCCTGCGTGACGAGGGGGTGATGATCGTCGGATCGGGGCTGAGCTATCACAACCTTCGGCAGTTCGGACCGGCGGCGCGGGTGCCCAGCGAGGCGTTCGACGCCTGGCTGAGCGAAACGCTGGATGCCCCGCCCGAGGTCCGCACGCCGCGCATTCTGGACTGGGAACGCGCCCCCTACGCGCGGGCCTGCCACGCGCAAGAGGATCACCTGGTGCCCCTGTTCGCTGCGCTGGGCGCAGCCGAGGGCGGTGCCGCCACCCGCATCTATCACGATGTGGGCCTGATGGGCGGCGTCACCGCGTCGAGCTGGCGCTTCGACTGA
- a CDS encoding Lrp/AsnC family transcriptional regulator, translating into MAKSVALDRFDHALLAEMQRDNQTSARVLADRVGLSQSAVLRRLRRLRAERIITADISVVNPEYLGAPVTVFALVSLDHGARTYADFARKLRGRSEVKLASYVTGDADFVLTLRLESMAAYAQFAIEVFHDDPNVSEYHTYVAMREMVGPGAL; encoded by the coding sequence ATGGCGAAATCCGTCGCGCTCGATCGGTTCGACCACGCGCTTCTGGCCGAGATGCAGCGCGACAACCAGACCTCGGCCCGGGTGCTGGCGGACCGTGTCGGTCTGTCGCAAAGCGCGGTTCTGCGCCGCCTCAGACGATTGCGGGCGGAACGGATCATCACGGCCGACATCTCGGTGGTGAATCCCGAATATCTGGGCGCGCCGGTCACCGTGTTCGCGCTGGTTTCGCTGGACCACGGCGCGCGCACATATGCCGATTTCGCCCGGAAACTGCGCGGCCGGTCCGAGGTCAAGCTGGCCTCGTATGTCACGGGGGATGCGGATTTCGTGCTGACCTTGCGGTTGGAAAGCATGGCGGCCTATGCGCAGTTCGCGATCGAGGTGTTCCACGACGACCCGAACGTGTCCGAGTATCACACCTATGTCGCGATGCGCGAAATGGTGGGACCGGGCGCCTTGTGA
- a CDS encoding PLP-dependent transferase: MTDWNKRTLTAQAMGHIDPLTRAVVPPIHVATTYIRDEDNGYSSGYIYARPHNATVREAEAVLAMLEEAPAGALLFGSGMAAAVAVFESLAPGDHVVASRVMYWGLRNWLATEATRWGLSVEFVETDDLDALRAAVQPGRTRLVWIETPSNPMWTITDIAAAAAIAHAAGARLAVDSTCASPVHTRPLTLGADIVMHSASKVLNGHSDVIAGVLAAREDSALWERIKATRHNRGAILGPFEAYLLARGMRTLHVRQERQSASAMALAQRLAAHPMVAQVLYPGLPQHPGHDIAARQMTGGFGYMLSLRLTGGEGAAIATAARVRLWKRATSLGGVESLIEHRASIEGAGSPCPTDLLRLSTGIEDTGDLFDDLDEALRAAARG, encoded by the coding sequence ATGACCGACTGGAACAAACGCACGCTGACCGCCCAGGCCATGGGCCATATCGACCCGCTGACGCGCGCCGTGGTGCCGCCGATCCACGTGGCGACGACCTACATCCGGGACGAGGACAACGGCTATTCCTCGGGCTACATCTACGCCCGCCCGCACAACGCCACCGTGCGCGAGGCCGAGGCGGTGCTGGCGATGCTGGAAGAGGCGCCGGCCGGCGCGCTGCTGTTCGGTTCGGGCATGGCGGCGGCGGTCGCGGTGTTCGAATCGCTGGCGCCTGGGGACCATGTGGTGGCCTCGCGGGTGATGTATTGGGGCCTGCGCAACTGGCTGGCGACCGAGGCGACGCGCTGGGGCCTGTCGGTCGAATTCGTGGAAACCGACGACCTGGATGCGCTGCGGGCCGCCGTGCAGCCCGGGCGCACGCGGCTGGTCTGGATCGAAACCCCGTCCAACCCGATGTGGACGATCACTGACATCGCCGCCGCCGCCGCGATCGCCCATGCCGCCGGCGCGCGGCTGGCGGTCGATTCGACCTGCGCCTCGCCGGTGCATACCCGCCCGCTGACGCTGGGCGCCGACATTGTCATGCATTCGGCCAGCAAGGTGCTGAACGGGCATTCCGACGTGATCGCCGGGGTTCTGGCGGCGCGCGAGGACAGCGCGTTGTGGGAGCGGATCAAGGCGACGCGGCACAACCGGGGCGCCATCCTGGGCCCGTTCGAGGCCTATCTTCTGGCGCGCGGGATGCGCACGCTGCATGTGCGCCAGGAACGGCAGTCGGCCTCGGCCATGGCGCTGGCGCAGCGTCTGGCGGCGCATCCGATGGTCGCGCAGGTGCTGTATCCCGGCCTGCCGCAACACCCCGGGCACGACATCGCCGCGCGGCAGATGACGGGCGGGTTCGGCTACATGCTGTCGCTGCGGCTGACGGGCGGCGAGGGCGCGGCCATCGCCACCGCGGCCAGGGTGCGGCTGTGGAAACGCGCGACGTCGCTGGGCGGCGTGGAAAGCCTGATCGAACACCGCGCCTCGATCGAGGGGGCGGGCTCGCCCTGCCCCACCGATCTGCTGCGCCTGTCCACCGGCATCGAGGACACCGGCGACCTGTTCGACGACCTGGACGAGGCGCTGCGCGCCGCGGCGCGCGGCTGA
- the clpB gene encoding ATP-dependent chaperone ClpB produces the protein MNLEKFTERARGFLQAAQTIAAREQHQRLTPEHLLKALMDDDQGMAANLIRRAGGAPERVTQAVDLAVGKQAKVSGDAGQVYTDQSLVRVLDEAEKLAQKAGDSFVPVERVLMALAMVKSPAKDALDAGAVSAQALNGAINDIRKGRTADSASAEDNYEALKKYARDLTEAARAGKIDPIIGRDEEIRRTMQVLSRRGKNNPVLIGEPGVGKTAIAEGLALRIVNGDVPESLRDKTLMALDMGALIAGAKYRGEFEERLKSVLKEIETAAGDIVLFIDEMHTLVGAGKSDGAMDAANLIKPALARGELHCIGATTLDEYRKYVEKDAALARRFQPVFVAEPTVEDTVSILRGIKEKYELHHGVRIADSALVAAATLSHRYITDRFLPDKAIDLVDEAASRLRMQIDSKPEELDALDRDILQKQIESEALKKEDDAASRDRLDKLEAELSELQQQSSELTAKWQNERDMLEAARGLKEKLEKARIDLDTAKRTGDFAKAGELQYGTIPGLEKQLAEAEAREAEKLVGDAVRPEQIAEVVERWTGIPTTKMLEGEREKLLRMEEGLHKRVIGQDAAVRAVANAVRRARAGLNDENRPLGSFLFLGPTGVGKTELTKAVAEFLFDDDSAMVRIDMSEFMEKHAVARLIGAPPGYVGYEEGGVLTEAVRRRPYQVVLFDEVEKAHPDVFNVLLQVLDDGQLTDSHGRTVDFKQTLIVLTSNLGSQALSHLPDGTDTAEARSHVMEAVRAHFRPEFLNRLDETIIFDRLKRADMDGIVEIQLKRLTKRLEARKIVLDLDPGARTWLADKGYDPVYGARPLKRVIQKYLQDPMAQMLLSGTVLDGATVPVTAGPEGLIIDGHASSAADDDQPRMKVVH, from the coding sequence ATGAACCTTGAAAAGTTCACGGAACGGGCGCGCGGGTTCCTGCAGGCCGCCCAGACGATCGCCGCGCGCGAACAGCACCAGCGGCTGACCCCCGAACATCTGCTGAAGGCCCTGATGGACGACGACCAGGGCATGGCGGCCAACCTGATCCGCCGCGCCGGCGGTGCGCCCGAGCGGGTGACGCAGGCGGTCGATCTGGCGGTGGGCAAGCAGGCAAAGGTCTCGGGCGACGCGGGGCAGGTCTATACCGACCAGAGCCTCGTGCGAGTTCTGGACGAGGCCGAGAAACTGGCCCAGAAGGCCGGCGACAGCTTTGTTCCGGTCGAGCGGGTGCTCATGGCGCTGGCCATGGTCAAGAGCCCGGCCAAGGATGCGCTGGACGCGGGCGCGGTTTCGGCGCAGGCGCTAAACGGCGCGATCAACGATATCCGCAAGGGCCGGACGGCGGACAGCGCCTCGGCCGAGGACAATTATGAAGCCCTGAAGAAATATGCCCGCGACCTGACCGAGGCCGCGCGCGCGGGCAAGATCGACCCGATCATCGGCCGCGACGAGGAAATCCGCCGCACGATGCAGGTGCTCAGCCGCCGGGGCAAGAACAACCCGGTGCTGATCGGCGAGCCCGGCGTCGGCAAGACCGCCATCGCCGAGGGGCTGGCGCTGCGCATCGTCAACGGCGACGTGCCCGAAAGCCTGCGCGACAAGACCCTGATGGCGCTGGACATGGGCGCGCTGATCGCGGGCGCCAAGTATCGCGGCGAGTTCGAGGAACGCCTGAAATCCGTTCTGAAGGAGATCGAGACGGCGGCGGGCGACATCGTGCTGTTCATCGACGAGATGCACACGCTGGTTGGCGCGGGAAAGTCGGACGGCGCGATGGACGCGGCCAACCTCATCAAGCCGGCGCTGGCGCGGGGCGAGTTGCACTGCATCGGCGCGACCACGCTGGATGAATACCGCAAATATGTGGAAAAGGACGCGGCCCTGGCCCGCCGGTTCCAGCCCGTCTTTGTGGCCGAGCCCACGGTCGAGGACACCGTGTCGATCCTGCGCGGCATCAAGGAGAAATACGAGCTGCACCACGGCGTGCGGATCGCGGATTCGGCGCTGGTGGCGGCGGCGACGTTGTCGCACCGCTACATCACCGACCGTTTCCTGCCGGACAAGGCGATCGACCTGGTGGACGAGGCGGCCAGCCGTCTGCGGATGCAGATCGATTCCAAGCCCGAGGAACTGGACGCGCTGGACCGCGACATCTTGCAAAAGCAGATCGAATCCGAGGCGCTGAAAAAGGAAGACGACGCGGCCTCGCGCGATCGGCTGGACAAGCTCGAGGCCGAGCTCAGCGAGTTGCAGCAGCAATCGTCGGAGTTGACGGCCAAGTGGCAGAACGAACGCGACATGCTGGAAGCCGCGCGCGGGTTGAAGGAAAAGCTGGAAAAGGCGCGGATCGACCTGGACACCGCCAAGCGAACGGGTGACTTCGCCAAGGCGGGCGAGCTGCAATACGGCACCATTCCGGGGCTGGAAAAGCAACTGGCCGAGGCCGAGGCGCGCGAAGCCGAGAAGCTGGTGGGCGACGCGGTGCGGCCCGAACAGATCGCGGAAGTGGTGGAACGCTGGACCGGCATCCCCACGACCAAGATGCTGGAGGGCGAGCGCGAGAAGCTGTTGCGCATGGAAGAGGGTCTGCACAAGCGGGTCATCGGCCAGGATGCGGCGGTGCGCGCGGTGGCGAACGCCGTGCGGCGCGCGCGGGCCGGCCTGAACGACGAGAACCGTCCGCTGGGCAGCTTTCTGTTCCTGGGCCCGACCGGCGTCGGCAAGACCGAGCTGACAAAGGCGGTGGCCGAGTTCCTGTTCGACGACGACAGCGCGATGGTCCGCATCGACATGTCCGAGTTCATGGAGAAACACGCGGTCGCCCGGCTGATCGGGGCGCCTCCGGGGTATGTTGGCTATGAGGAAGGCGGCGTCCTGACCGAAGCCGTCCGTCGCCGCCCCTATCAGGTCGTGCTGTTCGACGAGGTGGAAAAAGCCCACCCCGACGTGTTCAACGTGCTGTTGCAGGTGCTGGACGACGGCCAGTTGACGGACAGCCACGGGCGCACGGTGGACTTCAAGCAGACGCTGATCGTGCTGACCTCGAACCTGGGCTCTCAGGCGCTCAGCCATCTGCCCGATGGGACGGACACCGCCGAGGCCCGCAGCCATGTGATGGAGGCCGTGCGCGCCCATTTCCGGCCCGAGTTCCTGAACCGGCTGGATGAGACGATCATCTTCGACCGGCTCAAGCGGGCGGATATGGACGGCATCGTCGAGATCCAGCTCAAGCGGCTGACCAAGCGGCTGGAAGCGCGCAAGATCGTGCTGGATCTGGACCCGGGTGCGCGGACTTGGTTGGCGGACAAGGGCTATGACCCGGTCTATGGCGCCCGTCCGCTGAAGCGGGTGATCCAGAAGTATCTCCAGGACCCGATGGCGCAGATGCTGTTGAGCGGCACGGTGCTGGATGGCGCGACGGTGCCGGTCACGGCCGGCCCCGAGGGGCTGATCATCGACGGCCACGCCAGCAGCGCCGCCGACGACGACCAGCCGCGCATGAAGGTCGTGCACTGA
- a CDS encoding PilZ domain-containing protein, giving the protein MLQRAPRLPSRVLVQVRSPGGGFDATIGNLSAGGARLLGVPDRMVRVGDPIEIHCQGGSHVAHVRWHFDDTCGLMFEQPLSPRAIAAILGSRLLQ; this is encoded by the coding sequence ATGCTGCAACGCGCACCCCGCCTGCCGTCGCGGGTTCTGGTCCAGGTCCGATCCCCGGGCGGTGGTTTCGATGCCACGATCGGCAACCTGTCCGCGGGCGGCGCCCGTCTGCTGGGCGTGCCCGACCGCATGGTCCGCGTGGGCGACCCGATCGAGATCCACTGCCAGGGCGGTTCGCACGTCGCCCATGTCCGTTGGCATTTCGACGACACCTGCGGGCTGATGTTCGAACAACCGCTCAGCCCGCGCGCCATCGCCGCGATCCTCGGCTCGCGGCTGCTGCAATAG
- a CDS encoding PilZ domain-containing protein, with protein MQYREWRYPCQHPVDLATGSQRVQGLMVNVSQHGARIAGPLSTQTGDRLTVLLGPGCLPREAVVRWARGGTFGVNFARPLDARTIAVVRKTAGHRGFHGSAPVARARELR; from the coding sequence ATGCAATATCGCGAATGGCGCTATCCCTGCCAACACCCCGTGGACCTGGCGACTGGCTCGCAACGGGTCCAGGGGCTCATGGTCAATGTCAGCCAGCACGGCGCGCGGATTGCCGGCCCCCTGTCCACGCAGACCGGCGACCGGCTGACCGTGCTGCTTGGCCCCGGATGCCTGCCGCGTGAGGCGGTGGTCCGCTGGGCACGGGGTGGCACCTTCGGGGTGAACTTTGCACGCCCGCTGGACGCCCGGACCATCGCCGTGGTCCGCAAGACCGCCGGCCATCGCGGGTTCCATGGCAGCGCGCCCGTGGCCCGGGCCCGCGAATTGCGCTGA
- a CDS encoding NifU family protein, which yields MFIQTESTPNPATLKFLPGQDVLGRGTADFPDAGGAGNSPLASAIFAAPGVTGVFLGADFITVTKADGIDWAHLKPSILGAILEHFQSGRPAIEGEAESAHAQQDGPDGEIVEQIKELLDTRVRPAVAQDGGDITFHGFDRGVVYLHMKGACAGCPSSTMTLKMGIENLLRHYIPEVTEVRQVAV from the coding sequence ATGTTCATCCAGACCGAATCCACCCCGAACCCCGCCACGCTGAAATTCCTGCCCGGGCAGGATGTCCTGGGCCGCGGCACCGCCGATTTCCCCGACGCGGGCGGCGCGGGCAACTCGCCCCTCGCCAGCGCGATCTTCGCCGCGCCCGGCGTCACCGGCGTGTTCCTGGGCGCCGATTTCATCACCGTGACCAAGGCCGACGGAATCGACTGGGCGCATCTGAAGCCGTCGATCCTGGGCGCCATCCTGGAGCATTTCCAGTCCGGCCGTCCGGCCATCGAGGGCGAGGCCGAATCCGCCCATGCGCAGCAGGACGGCCCCGACGGCGAGATCGTCGAACAGATCAAGGAACTGCTCGACACCCGCGTGCGCCCGGCCGTGGCCCAAGACGGGGGCGACATCACCTTTCACGGGTTCGACCGGGGCGTGGTCTATCTGCACATGAAGGGGGCATGCGCCGGCTGCCCCTCCAGCACGATGACGCTGAAGATGGGCATCGAGAACCTGCTGCGCCACTACATCCCCGAGGTGACCGAGGTGCGCCAGGTTGCCGTCTGA
- the tsaB gene encoding tRNA (adenosine(37)-N6)-threonylcarbamoyltransferase complex dimerization subunit type 1 TsaB, whose translation MPSDSGTVLGFDTSGGWIAAAVIGGGRTLAHRHLSMPRGQGEALLPFLAEVLTEADRAWSDLAAIGVGTGPGNFTGIRISVAAARGLALGLGIPAIGVTTFDALALDGPALPVTVPALRGQTWVRDPGGTPRLTDAAPPTAIGTDHAPPAHPLAVAIARLAEVRRLTPQPRPAPTYLREADAAPASEAPPPLLD comes from the coding sequence TTGCCGTCTGACAGCGGCACGGTCCTGGGCTTCGATACTTCGGGCGGCTGGATCGCGGCCGCCGTGATCGGTGGCGGGCGGACGCTCGCCCATCGCCACCTGTCAATGCCGCGCGGCCAGGGCGAGGCGCTGCTGCCCTTCCTGGCCGAGGTCCTGACCGAAGCGGACCGCGCCTGGTCCGACCTCGCCGCGATCGGCGTCGGCACCGGCCCGGGCAACTTCACCGGCATCCGCATCAGCGTCGCCGCGGCGCGCGGGTTGGCGCTGGGACTGGGCATTCCGGCCATCGGCGTGACCACCTTCGACGCACTGGCGCTCGACGGGCCCGCGCTGCCGGTGACGGTGCCGGCGTTGCGCGGCCAGACCTGGGTGCGGGACCCCGGCGGCACCCCGCGGCTGACCGACGCCGCGCCCCCCACCGCGATCGGCACCGACCATGCGCCGCCCGCCCACCCGCTCGCCGTCGCCATCGCCCGCCTGGCCGAGGTCCGGCGCCTGACCCCGCAGCCGCGCCCGGCCCCGACCTACCTGCGCGAGGCCGATGCCGCCCCCG